GGTGACGGATAGAGTTCGGTGGATGTACGCGAAGGCGAAATCATAATCCGGGATGATGTGAAGGATCCCGGACTCTTCTTCGAGGGCCTGCGCCGAAATAACTCCGGGATTGAACGTGACAACGCAAGCAACTTGGCACAGCGTGATTGGTGCGAAAGGTACCAGGAAATCGACGTTGGGCGGACCGCAAACCATTGCAGCACCCGTGGGGGTTCCGTCTGGCGCCGGACAGTGAACTACGATGTTAGCGTTGGTGACATCGCAGGCTGTGGGGTCATCGTTTCGTGCGATAACGGTGAAGGTCGCGGTTTCACCGCTGACGATGGAAGTCTTGTCTTTCAGAAGAGCCACATAGAGTGCATCGGTAGTACACCCTGCCGGGTTTTGGTGTGCCCAGGCCATCTGCCCACCGACCAGGGCAACCCATCCCACCAACATGCCGGCGAGCGCTCGTAACAATCTGGAATGATTGTTCGCGGAAATGCCACAAAGGTGGGAGAGAAATGCGCTCACAGGACGACGAGTTCCTGCTCAGCAAAGATTGAAAGAAATAAATCACGCAAGAAAGAGTGGGCGCACTGTACGCCCGAATAGCATGACCAGTCAAGCGAATCTGGTTTGAAGAAGGCCGGCTTATCTGGCGACGCAGGGAGCAGTGGCACCACCACGGATCGTGGCCGGTGCCGATGTCGAGCGGCAGCGGGAAGGAGTGATTGCCGACGTTGGGCGTGTTGTGGCTCGCCGCATTCCTGAACTCCCTCTGACCGCGCGGGCCGCCGCCTGAGCGTCTCGCCGGACAAGTTCTTTCCGCCCAAGGCTTGCACCGCCTACCTCTGGATTGTAAGTTTGTCCCGAGTATCGGTTGGGATTTCAATGGCCTGAACGCGATCGGGGAGAAGATGGGAATGCGCGGGACGGAGCATGACGACCACGAGGCTCCGCTCTGGCGGCAAAGTCTCCGCCTCGCCGCAGGCCGCCTTCTGAAATGGAATCTGCTGTTCTTCGTCGCGGGCTTCGCCTTCGATGTCATCGCCACGCGCGCAGGCGTGGAACACACGCTGCTCATCATCCAGCAAATCGTCTACCTTACGATCATCGGCGGCATTTTGTACGTCGATTTTGTACGCGATGCCCGGCCTGAGGCGCTCCCGATGTGGCGGTGGTTCGAATGGTTGTGGCAGTACAGAAGCCTGGCATTTCACTTCTGCCTCGGCACGCTGATGAACCTGTATTCGATCTTCTTCCTGATGAGCGCGTCGCTGTTCTCGTCGATCGCCTTTGTTGTGATCCTGTTCGGGGCCATCGTGCTCAACGAGCTGCACGTGGTCCGCCGCCACGGGTTGGACGTCAAAGTGGCGTTCTACGTGCTCTGCATCTTCTGCTTCTGGTCGCTGGTGATTCCGATTGTGCTGCGCTCCATCAGCCGGCTGACGTTTTTCCTGTCATTCGCCGCGACGCTTGCGGTGCTGGCGGGCTTCGGGGCGGTGCTGCGGCGCCGTATCGGGCGCGCGTCGCTCATCCGCAGTCTGCTGTCGCCGGGCCTTGCCGTCAGCGTGTTGTTCCTGCTGATGTATCTGATCGGCCTGATTCCCCCGGTGCCGATCGCCGCCAGGACCCTCGGCGTCTACCACGACGTCGAGCGCGTCGGGGACGAGTTCAAGCTGTCGTACGTGCCATCGTGGTGGAAGGTACGGCACGACGATAGACGCTTTGTGGCCCAGCCGGGCGACGTGGTCCATGTCTTCTTCGCGATCTTCGCGCCGACGCGCTTCGACGACACGGTGTTCGTGCGCTGGTCCTTCCGGGACAGCACGGCGACCTGGAAGGATTCCGATCGCATTCCGATCCGGATCGTGGGCGGGCGCGAAGAAGGATTCCGCGGCGTCGCGACCAAGGAGAACTATGTCGCCGGCGCCTGGCGAGTGATCGTCGAAACCCGGGACGGGCGGGAAATTGGGCGGCTGCGATTCACGATCGCCAAAGGCGACGCGGACCCGGAACGGGTTCTCAAGACCGAGGTCTATTAAGTCTCCCAGGCACTTGAAGCTCCTGGGCGACTGAAGAGATTCGAGTTACCCTCCCCCCTTTTCTCTTCGAAGCAGCCAGCACTTTCCTCGGAATCGGACCCGATTCTCCACCGGGGTAAGACCTAGGCCACCTTGACCCGATCGCCGCGCCCAAAGTAGCCTTCCGTCCTATCCAATTTTTTCTTGGAGCTCACCTCCTTCTTTCGGAGATCCTCATGCGGAAACTCCCTCTTCTCGCTCTGGTGCTTCTGGTTGCCGCCTTGGCGCTCGGCGACCGCAACCCCTCGATCGCCGGAACTTCATCGCGGAAGGCGCCGCGCAAATCGGGTATCGCCGAGTTCTTCTCCCTGACCCTGCCTTCCGGGTACGGGGCGCGCGCCGGCGCGGCCTGCGACATCGGCGCTTCCACGCAGCCTGGCGCCTATCAGGGGAACATGCTCCTGGACTGCGACGGAGAGACCCCACACAATGAAACGACCATCGCCGCCAATCCTCTCGACCCGCAGAACGTCGTGGCCGGATATCACTCCTATCAAAGGAAGGACCAGGGCAACGACAACATCATTCGAGTCGTGGGAACCGTCTCCGTCACCTACGACGGCGGCGCGAGCTGGAGCGAAGTCATCCCGCCCATCAAACCATACCAGTTCACCGGGGATCCGGCCCTCGCCTTCGATACCCGCGGCCGTCTGTACCTCGCGACCATCGCGGATCACGAAGGACCCGGCGGGAGCTTTACGGGGCCCGACGTTGTCGTCGCCACCTCCTTCGACGGCGGCTCCAGCTGGGAGTCGCCGGTGACCGTGGCCCATGGAACCAACGCCGCGACCCCCAAGAGAGGCTTCGGCCCGCTCCTCTTCAACGACAAGGACTTCCTTGCCGTCGACGTGGGACCCGGCAGCCCCTACCGGGACCGCGCCTATGTCACCTGGACCGGCTTCGAGACCGTCTTCTCGCCCAACCAGGCTTTCTTCAGATCCCCGGTCATGCTCTCCAGCTCGGATGACGGGATCCACTGGACCGAAGGGCGAGCGATCAGCGGCTTCAACCGCTCCCTGTGCGTTGCTCCTTTCTTCAGCTTCCCCGGGATGTGCGACGTGGACCAGGATTCGTATCCGGCAGTCGCTCCGAATGGGAGGGTTTACGTCAGCTTCGTCAACTTCAACACCATCGCCCAGAGCCAGATTCTGGTTGTTTCCTCCAGCGACGGAGGGGCAACCTGGCAGCCTCCCTCGAGGGTCGACTTCATCGAGAACTACAACATGCCGGTCTCGCCGCAAGGCGAAAACGTCCTCAAGGGGTGCCTTTTCCGTATGAGCTTCAACGCCAACACCGCGGCCGACCCGAGCGACCCGTCGGGGAGGACGGTCTACGTGGCCTTCGCGGACAACCGGAATGGAACGCTGGATCCCCAAGGGTTCTTCCTCTCCGACCTCGATGTGTTCCTCGGGAGGTCCACCGATGGCGGCGCGACCTGGAGCGTCATCCCGGTGAATACTCTTCCGAACGATCAGTTCTTCCCGTGGGTTTCCGTCGCGGCGGACGGGCGGGTGGACGTCGGTTACATGGACCGCTCGTATTCGAGCGGCCAGGAGGAGTGCCGTTATGGCTACTCGCTGACGCGGCTGAGGTTCGATGCCTCGGGGACGGTGGCCTCCCGCACGACGACGCGGGTGGACAGCGCTTTGTCCGATCTTTCGAATTCCTTCTGGTTCGGGCCCAACTCCCGCTTCATCGGCGACTACGCCGGGATCACGGTCGACTCCCTCGGCCGCACC
The window above is part of the Candidatus Polarisedimenticolia bacterium genome. Proteins encoded here:
- a CDS encoding DUF2914 domain-containing protein; the encoded protein is MRGTEHDDHEAPLWRQSLRLAAGRLLKWNLLFFVAGFAFDVIATRAGVEHTLLIIQQIVYLTIIGGILYVDFVRDARPEALPMWRWFEWLWQYRSLAFHFCLGTLMNLYSIFFLMSASLFSSIAFVVILFGAIVLNELHVVRRHGLDVKVAFYVLCIFCFWSLVIPIVLRSISRLTFFLSFAATLAVLAGFGAVLRRRIGRASLIRSLLSPGLAVSVLFLLMYLIGLIPPVPIAARTLGVYHDVERVGDEFKLSYVPSWWKVRHDDRRFVAQPGDVVHVFFAIFAPTRFDDTVFVRWSFRDSTATWKDSDRIPIRIVGGREEGFRGVATKENYVAGAWRVIVETRDGREIGRLRFTIAKGDADPERVLKTEVY
- a CDS encoding exo-alpha-sialidase codes for the protein MRKLPLLALVLLVAALALGDRNPSIAGTSSRKAPRKSGIAEFFSLTLPSGYGARAGAACDIGASTQPGAYQGNMLLDCDGETPHNETTIAANPLDPQNVVAGYHSYQRKDQGNDNIIRVVGTVSVTYDGGASWSEVIPPIKPYQFTGDPALAFDTRGRLYLATIADHEGPGGSFTGPDVVVATSFDGGSSWESPVTVAHGTNAATPKRGFGPLLFNDKDFLAVDVGPGSPYRDRAYVTWTGFETVFSPNQAFFRSPVMLSSSDDGIHWTEGRAISGFNRSLCVAPFFSFPGMCDVDQDSYPAVAPNGRVYVSFVNFNTIAQSQILVVSSSDGGATWQPPSRVDFIENYNMPVSPQGENVLKGCLFRMSFNANTAADPSDPSGRTVYVAFADNRNGTLDPQGFFLSDLDVFLGRSTDGGATWSVIPVNTLPNDQFFPWVSVAADGRVDVGYMDRSYSSGQEECRYGYSLTRLRFDASGTVASRTTTRVDSALSDLSNSFWFGPNSRFIGDYAGITVDSLGRTWASWTDQRAPVSGVDPRTGQHAVAGLVP